A single Anopheles funestus chromosome 2RL, idAnoFuneDA-416_04, whole genome shotgun sequence DNA region contains:
- the LOC125763355 gene encoding fibronectin type-III domain-containing protein 3A isoform X2 has protein sequence MVRRAVSTSPESTNHHLNSHHHLSQAQTPTSSTSSLSSASDGQPVSQQPSPSSQQHSPVSVSSATGGGPGGGGGAGGVTNASTNAGGHGFDVLQYVRQLPAPLPGQPHVHLTPGPHGENGGHGGGPTGGSIFIAAGPYAGEYYSDHSYYYPHPDYGSPPPGQHICPVHDYGPVTLPMVSQNGTPPMAMPMQVPHGHMMQQIVDENGTLRHVILSTQPPQPLRQGNVQHHLHPSAFINGTTAPFFNPLAATYPAGPGAGAPQMYPPQLIGANGANVGGTGAGAGVGGNHGLHTPQGNVPHSPSPPHTNTSYHKDERAQRQHSKLHRKLDQKQRELNASATTPINSPRKHAELNGSGGVRKSHTPHHLLPNHMNHRNGTAAVAIATPLATSEEETSSAPDEEDDNTQSIIVDHLSSVPSPQVTEITHRTALLQWSPPTPVPIQQVPPPVPAGPVPGVPPPPIPGALEPLPFNVQDLRYEVLLSDHGKENKYKSIFKGSSLSCKVQDLRPGQEYTVRLQVYLDQLHGSPTEPTVFNTPCCEPDVPAPPKLLARTKNSLQLRWNAPSDNGSHIIHYILECDNSKGGGSMHHQQQQQQSMQQQQHLGCEFIEVCKTKGKQFTVNKLQPSTYYVFRLSAVNEYGRSGYSDLVKYSTVGNAPAQPTPPTLRHATATTLKLAWQRRSPCEEYTLQMNDDQGYGYRNVYNGVDTLYECSGLRRASTFQFRLRAENDNGRGPWSEEVVFRTLPTCPGRPAKPQVKGKIHANGFKVKWDPPHDTGGAEIALYHLEISSGASYDRVYSGKESEATIERLNPGTAYQIRVLCEGPGGISTFSEPCLVTTEPVTPGPPQKPYCKSPPTPYAACLGWEKPDYNGGSPVLEYEMEVETVSTKVRSAVYRGKDMFCVAKDLLPGEQYTVQVRALNRIGAGPWSEEFTFTAGAAPPESPRDLSIVLKSPTHLTVMWAEPHSNGSPISEYILQSSADSNVSSAAGDHASGSDTNANYQTVYRGAHRSADVRNLHPHSRYHFRVCALNAAGCSRFSVSISQQMPAAPPNAPTIGGQKITAKSILISWQTPHDNGSPVTQYNIECGDRLIATDAQSASAAAIAATSPDHTSAGYHHPAAEEYEDGGEEYDEEDEEEEASIGSVASTDAEDEPSQPAPPATTVAANLVDSKLGKLAASAASAATVPAGSPAHSTKGGSNGAKAPGALVATAATASRATSSSNMLLISDLHPETTYKLRIQAINSIGTGPFSSYIKFTTSPLPPKPPKLECAQAGYAHLKLRWGEGKNLDLARYYVEMENRRSGEYHNVYTGTRNTCKVMRLNELTTYTFRICVETRHAGRGEFSEGFSFTTAVAAPNSIKAPRVCMDPVAVAAASAGTANGAGATDPARYGTLTIEWQTSRNNPFVDPIEYILQMAKARDQEFQQAYRGPETRFTVHNLQHGASYAFKVCPVRVRQNGEHVNGSFSPVLNHHLAANVPRTSSNVGRSSHGTDDVDGRTMFQGNVVNSRGELVLTKASAVLLSNSNGYGPDGDHHGSRSESVASTTLQQLQHFFEPDSSKAIVCVVALFLLSIIVAAFLK, from the exons ATGGTTCGACGGGCGGTGTCCACTTCCCCGGAGTCGACGAACCACCATCTCAACAGCCACCATCACCTCAGCCAAGCACAGACGCCAACCTCCTCGACCTCCTCGCTGTCATCGGCCTCCGATGGTCAGCCAGTGTCCCAGCAGCCCTCGCCCTCATCGCAACAACACTCACCGGTATCGGTGAGTAGTGCGACCGGCGGTGGAccgggtggtggtggcggagcGGGTGGTGTCACCAACGCCAGCACGAATGCCGGTGGTCACGGATTCGATGTGCTTCAGTACGTACGACAGCTGCCAGCACCGCTTCCTGGGCAACCACACGTCCACCTTACACCGGGACCGCACGGTGAAAATGGTGGCCACGGTGGTGGTCCGACCGGTGGCAGCATCTTTATCGCAGCGGGACCGTACGCCGGCGAGTACTATTCCGACCACTCGTACTACTATCCACATCCGGACTATGGATCACCTCCGCCGGGTCAACACATCTGTCCGGTGCATGACTACG GTCCCGTCACACTGCCAATGGTGTCGCAGAATGGTACGCCCCCGATGGCGATGCCGATGCAGGTACCCCACGGTCACATGATGCAACAGATCGTGGACGAAAACGGGACGCTGCGACACGTCATCCTTTCGACCCAACCGCCACAGCCACTGCGCCAAGGCAATGTCCAGCATCATCTGCATCCATCAGCATTT ATAAATGGTACGACGGCACCATTTTTCAACCCGCTCGCCGCCACCTACCCAGCGGGACCCGGTGCCGGTGCACCGCAAATGTATCCACCGCAGCTGATTGGAGCGAACGGAGCAAACGTCGGTGGAACGGGGGCCGGTGCTGGTGTCGGCGGTAACCATGGGCTTCACACGCCGCAAGGAAACGTGCCACACTCACCATCGCCTCCGCACACGAACACCAGCTACCATAAGGACGAACGAGCCCAGCGGCAGCATTCAAAACTGCATCGAAAGCTGGACCAGAAGCAGCGCGAATTGA ACGCATCGGCAACGACGCCGATCAATTCACCTCGAAAACATGCCGAACTGAACGGGAGTGGTGGTGTAAGGAAGTCACACACTCCGCACCATCTGCTGCCTAATCACATGAACCACCGCAACGGTACGGCAGCCGTTGCGATTGCCACACCGTTGGCCACTTCCGAGGAGGAAACGTCCAGCGCACCGGATGAGGAGGACGACAACACGCAGTCCATCATAGTGGATCACCTTAGCTCGGTACCGTCGCCGCAGGTTACCGAAATTACGCACCGTACGGCGCTGCTCCAGTGGTCGCCACCAACGCCGGTACCGATACAGCAGGTACCACCCCCGGTACCGGCCGGACCTGTCCCGGGCGTTCCTCCACCACCCATTCCCGGTGCCTTGGAACCGTTGCCCTTTAATGTGCAGGATCTACGCTACGAGGTGCTGCTGAGTGACCACGGCAAGGAGAACAAGTATAAGAGCATTTTCAAAGGTTCGTCACTGTCGTGCAAGGTGCAGGATCTGCGACCGGGTCAGGAGTATACGGTGCGATTGCAGGTATACCTAGATCAGCTGCACGGCTCGCCGACGGAACCGACGGTGTTTAATACGCCGTGCTGCGAACCGGATGTGCCGGCACCGCCCAAACTATTAGCACGTACCAAGAACTCGCTTCAGCTGCGTTGGAACGCACCGTCTGACAATGGTTCGCACATTATCCATTACATTCTCGAGTGCGACAATAGCAAGGGCGGTGGATCGATGcaccatcaacagcagcagcaacaatcgatgcaacaacagcaacacttGGGCTGCGAGTTTATTGAGGTGTGCAAAACGAAGGGTAAGCAGTTCACAGTCAACAAGCTACAACCCTCCACGTACTACGTTTTCCGGTTATCGGCGGTGAATGAGTACGGTCGGAGCGGTTATTCCGATCTGGTCAAATACAGCACCGTCGGTAATGCGCCGGCACAGCCCACTCCGCCAACGTTGCGACATGCGACGGCCACAACACTGAAGCTAGCCTGGCAGCGCCGATCGCCGTGCGAAGAGTACACGCTGCAGATGAACGACGACCAGGGCTACGGCTATCGGAACGTCTACAACGGTGTGGACACGCTGTACGAGTGTAGCGGATTGAGACGTGCTTCAACATTCCAGTTTAGATTAAGGGCCGAAAACGATAACGGGCGAGGACCGTGGAGCGAGGAGGTCGTGTTCCGGACCTTACCGACGTGTCCGGGTCGGCCAGCCAAACCCCAGGTAAAGGGAAAAATCCATGCCAACGGATTTAAGGTGAAGTGGGATCCGCCGCACGATACGGGTGGTGCGGAAATTGCGCTGTATCATCTGGAGATAAGTTCCGGCGCTTCCTACGATCGCGTATACAGTGGTAAGGAGTCGGAAGCAACGATTGAACGATTGAACCCGGGCACAGCTTACCAGATCCGGGTGCTGTGCGAAGGACCCGGTGGTATTAGCACGTTTTCCGAGCCGTGCCTCGTAACGACGGAACCTGTAACACCCggcccaccccaaaaaccctacTGCAAATCACCACCGACACCGTATGCCGCTTGTCTCGGTTGGGAGAAACCGGACTACAACGGTGGTTCGCCCGTGCTCGAGTACGAGATGGAGGTGGAAACCGTCAGCACGAAGGTGCGCAGTGCGGTGTACCGGGGCAAGGATATGTTCTGCGTCGCGAAGGATTTGCTACCAGGCGAACAGTACACCGTGCAGGTGCGCGCACTGAATCGCATCGGTGCGGGCCCATGGTCAGAGGAGTTTACCTTCACGGCGGGTGCCGCACCACCGGAATCACCCCGTGATTTATCGATCGTACTGAAGTCGCCAACGCATTTAACTGTGATGTGGGCCGAACCGCACAGCAACGGGTCACCGATAAGCGAATACATTCTTCAATCCAGTGCCGATTCCAACGTATCATCCGCGGCGGGTGATCATGCCAGCGGTAGTGACACGAACGCGAACTACCAGACGGTTTACCGTGGTGCGCACCGGTCCGCCGACGTGCGCAACCTACATCCCCATTCGCGGTACCATTTCCGGGTGTGTGCGCTGAATGCGGCCGGCTGCTCCCGGTTCTCGGTGTCGATCAGCCAGCAGATGCCGGCGGCACCACCAAACGCACCCACCATCGGTGGACAGAAGATCACGGCCAAGAGCATACTTATTAGCTGGCAGACACCGCATGATAACGGTTCGCCGGTGACGCAGTACAACATCGAGTGTGGCGATCGTTTAATTGCGACGGACGCTCAAAGTGCCAGTGCAGCCGCTATCGCAGCTACCTCGCCCGACCACACGTCCGCCGGGTACCACCATCCAGCCGCCGAAGAGTACGAAGATGGCGGAGAAGAGTACGACGAGGAGGACGAAGAGGAGGAAGCATCGATCGGGAGTGTAGCGTCGACGGATGCGGAAGATGAACCTTCGCAACCGGCACCACCAGCAACGACGGTTGCAGCGAATTTAGTAGATAGCAAATTAGGCAAACTAGCAGCATCCGCTGCGTCGGCAGCCACCGTACCTGCGGGAAGTCCAGCACATTCCACCAAGGGTGGCAGCAACGGTGCGAAAGCGCCAGGTGCATTGGTGGCCACGGCAGCGACCGCTAGCCGTGCGACGAGTAGCAGCAACATGCTGTTGATCAGCGATCTGCACCCGGAAACGACGTACAAGCTGCGAATACAGGCGATAAACAGCATTGGTACGGGACCGTTCTCGAGCTACATCAAATTCACGACATCTCCGCTGCCACCGAAGCCACCGAAGCTGGAGTGCGCACAGGCGGGCTATGCGCATCTGAAGCTGCGCTGGGGCGAAGGCAAAAATCTCGATCTGGCACGCTACTACGTCGAGATGGAAAACAGACGTTCGGGTGAGTACCACAACGTGTACACCGGCACGCGCAACACCTGCAAGGTGATGCGGCTGAACGAGCTCACTACCTACACGTTCCGGATATGTGTCGAGACGCGACACGCCGGCAGGGGAGAGTTTTCGGAAGGTTTCAGCTTCACGACAGCTGTTGCCGCACCGAACAGCATTAAGGCACCGCGCGTTTGCATGGATCCGGTCGCAGTTGCAGCCGCTTCCGCTGGCACGGCTAACGGAGCTGGTGCGACTGATCCCGCCCGGTACGGTACACTCACGATAGAGTGGCAAACGAGCCGCAACAATCCGTTCGTCGATCCGATCGAGTACATACTGCAGATGGCCAAAGCTAGGGACCAAGAATTTCAACAG gcCTACCGTGGACCCGAAACGCGTTTTACTGTGCACAATCTGCAGCATGGCGCAAGCTACGCATTCAAGGTATGTCCGGTACGTGTGCGCCAGAACGGAGAACATGTAAATGGATCATTCTCACCGGTACTGAATCACCATCTGGCTGCGAACGTGCCCCGCACGAGTTCGAATGTCGGACGGTCCAGTCACGGTACGGATGACGTTGATGGGCGCACAATGTTCCAGGGTAATGTTGTTAACAGCCGAGGTGAGTTGGTACTGACGAAAGCGTCAGCTGTCCTTCTGTCCAACAGTAACGGATACGGTCCGGATGGCGACCATCATGGGTCGCGAAGTGAATCTGTTGCGTCGACGACGCTGCAACAGTTGCAGCATTTCTTCGAGCCCGACTCGAGCAAAGCGATCGTCTGTGTTGTTGCGCTCTTCCTACTGTCCATCATTGTTGCTGCTTTCCTGAAGTAA